One Candidatus Thermokryptus mobilis DNA window includes the following coding sequences:
- the rpmG gene encoding 50S ribosomal protein L33: MAKSEGREIITLECTVCKRRNYTTTKNRRKHPERVEYKKYCKHCNKHTIHKETR; encoded by the coding sequence ATGGCTAAAAGCGAAGGGAGAGAGATAATCACGCTTGAATGTACTGTTTGCAAGAGAAGGAATTATACCACGACGAAAAATAGGCGTAAGCACCCTGAAAGGGTTGAATATAAGAAGTATTGCAAACATTGCAATAAACATACAATCCACAAGGAAACGCGCTAA
- the rplK gene encoding 50S ribosomal protein L11, producing MAKKVVGYVKLQIPGGQATPAPPVGPALGQRGINIMEFCKQFNARTQDKMGLILPVIVTIYSDKSFTFVVKTPPASVLLKKAAGVEKGSSEPKRVKVGKVTRQQIREIAQMKMSDLNTDDIEAAMRMIEGTAKSMGIEVVD from the coding sequence ATGGCGAAAAAAGTTGTAGGATATGTTAAGTTACAAATACCTGGTGGGCAAGCAACCCCAGCGCCACCAGTTGGACCTGCTTTAGGTCAACGAGGGATAAACATAATGGAGTTCTGTAAGCAGTTCAATGCGCGAACCCAGGATAAAATGGGTTTGATATTGCCTGTTATTGTGACGATTTATTCAGACAAGTCCTTTACATTTGTTGTAAAGACACCCCCTGCTTCTGTTTTGCTGAAAAAAGCAGCGGGGGTAGAGAAAGGATCGTCCGAACCAAAGCGTGTTAAAGTTGGCAAGGTCACACGTCAGCAAATAAGGGAAATTGCGCAGATGAAGATGTCTGATTTGAACACTGATGATATTGAAGCTGCGATGCGTATGATAGAGGGGACGGCTAAGAGCATGGGGATTGAAGTGGTTGATTAA
- the rplL gene encoding 50S ribosomal protein L7/L12, whose product MPSQIVEEIVERIEKLTLLEAVELKKILEEKFGVSAAAVAAPVVVPGVPGPAPAGTQPAAEEKTEFDVILVNPGAQKLNVIKIVRQITGLGLKEAKDLVDSAPKPIKEGVSKEEAEKIKKELEEAGAQVQIK is encoded by the coding sequence ATGCCATCGCAAATAGTTGAGGAGATCGTAGAAAGAATTGAGAAACTCACATTACTTGAGGCAGTTGAGTTAAAGAAAATCCTTGAGGAAAAGTTTGGCGTAAGTGCTGCAGCGGTTGCGGCTCCAGTTGTTGTACCGGGTGTCCCTGGTCCAGCTCCAGCGGGGACACAACCAGCAGCTGAGGAAAAGACGGAGTTTGATGTTATACTTGTGAATCCAGGGGCTCAAAAGTTGAATGTTATAAAAATAGTCAGGCAAATAACTGGACTTGGACTTAAGGAAGCAAAAGACCTCGTTGACAGTGCACCTAAACCGATAAAGGAAGGTGTTTCTAAAGAAGAGGCGGAGAAGATAAAGAAGGAACTTGAAGAAGCTGGCGCTCAAGTTCAAATTAAATAA
- the rplJ gene encoding 50S ribosomal protein L10, protein MKREEKAKVISEMAEKFSKAKGVVLADFTRMTVAEVNELRKELKSAGVEYKVAKNTLLRIAMQNVGGYDDLFRYLEGPTAVAIGYDDPITPVRLIKKVKGKIDKPSVKAIFIEGQVYDGSKLDELANLPSKADIIAGIIGSIASPASGIVFALNAVLSELVLVIDAIAKKLEEKGS, encoded by the coding sequence ATGAAGAGAGAGGAGAAGGCAAAGGTCATATCTGAGATGGCTGAAAAATTTTCAAAAGCCAAAGGCGTTGTCTTGGCTGACTTTACAAGGATGACAGTTGCTGAGGTGAATGAGTTGAGAAAAGAGCTGAAGAGCGCTGGTGTGGAATATAAAGTTGCGAAAAATACCCTTTTGAGGATAGCGATGCAGAATGTCGGTGGCTATGATGATTTGTTTAGATATCTTGAAGGTCCAACAGCTGTTGCAATTGGGTACGATGACCCAATCACGCCAGTGAGATTGATTAAGAAGGTGAAGGGTAAAATTGACAAGCCATCGGTTAAGGCGATTTTCATTGAGGGGCAAGTATATGATGGTTCAAAGCTTGATGAGCTTGCAAATTTGCCTTCAAAAGCGGATATTATCGCAGGTATAATTGGAAGTATAGCTTCACCTGCCAGTGGCATAGTTTTCGCTTTGAATGCTGTTTTATCCGAACTTGTTCTTGTAATTGATGCAATTGCCAAAAAACTTGAGGAAAAAGGTTCATAA
- the secE gene encoding preprotein translocase subunit SecE, which yields MREKIINFFTDIYKEMQKVTWQKQDELIESTKVVIVACLLFTIVIWIIDIIVTEILKVIF from the coding sequence ATGAGAGAAAAAATCATCAACTTTTTTACTGATATCTACAAGGAAATGCAAAAAGTCACCTGGCAAAAGCAAGATGAATTGATTGAATCAACAAAGGTTGTCATCGTTGCTTGTCTTTTGTTTACAATTGTGATTTGGATAATTGATATAATCGTAACGGAAATTTTAAAAGTTATATTCTGA
- the rplA gene encoding 50S ribosomal protein L1, with the protein MAKHSKRYLEALKKIDKSKAYSLEEAVQKVKETATAKFDETVDIAVRLGVDPRHADQMVRGTVVLPYGTGKKVRVLVLTKQPEKEKEAIEAGADYVGFDEYINKIKEGWTDVDVIIATPEVMGEVGKLGKILGPRGLMPNPKSGTVTNDVAKAVREAKSGRVEFRVDKAGNIHASVGKISFENEKLIENIKTLLSTIIKLRPPSVKGQYIKNITISSTMGPGIKIDKNSIMSLS; encoded by the coding sequence ATGGCGAAGCACAGCAAAAGATATCTTGAAGCGCTGAAGAAAATTGATAAATCAAAGGCGTATTCACTTGAAGAAGCGGTCCAAAAGGTTAAGGAAACCGCAACAGCGAAGTTTGATGAAACGGTTGATATAGCTGTTCGTCTTGGGGTTGACCCAAGACATGCGGATCAAATGGTTCGTGGGACAGTTGTTTTACCATACGGGACGGGGAAAAAGGTTCGCGTTCTTGTTTTGACGAAGCAACCAGAAAAGGAGAAAGAAGCAATTGAAGCTGGTGCTGATTATGTTGGGTTTGATGAGTATATAAACAAGATAAAAGAAGGATGGACGGATGTTGATGTTATAATTGCAACGCCAGAGGTGATGGGTGAGGTTGGAAAACTTGGTAAGATACTTGGACCAAGAGGTTTGATGCCTAACCCGAAAAGTGGCACCGTAACCAATGATGTAGCAAAAGCAGTAAGAGAAGCGAAATCGGGTAGAGTAGAATTTAGAGTTGATAAAGCTGGAAACATTCACGCTTCGGTTGGGAAAATTTCATTTGAAAATGAGAAGCTGATTGAGAACATCAAGACATTGCTTTCAACGATTATAAAGTTGAGACCCCCATCGGTTAAGGGTCAGTATATAAAGAACATCACTATTTCAAGTACGATGGGTCCAGGGATAAAGATTGATAAGAACTCTATTATGAGTTTATCATAG
- the nusG gene encoding transcription termination/antitermination protein NusG, whose amino-acid sequence MARRWYAVRTYSGHENRVKKYIENELAEGKFKDKIFSVFVPTEKVTVVKEGKKKSRIKAFFPGYILIEAEMDDEVKNFIKSIPSVVSFVGPKGNPVPLREDEVERFVGRVEEGERVDVPFRVGDSVRVIEGPFTDFQGVIQEVNSEKMKLKVMINIFGRKTPVELDFTQVEVER is encoded by the coding sequence ATGGCAAGAAGATGGTATGCTGTGAGGACATATTCGGGGCATGAAAACAGAGTTAAGAAGTATATTGAGAATGAACTAGCTGAGGGTAAGTTTAAGGATAAAATTTTTAGTGTCTTTGTCCCAACTGAAAAAGTTACAGTAGTAAAAGAAGGTAAAAAGAAATCGCGTATTAAGGCATTTTTTCCTGGTTATATTTTGATTGAGGCGGAAATGGACGATGAGGTGAAGAATTTTATCAAAAGTATACCTTCGGTTGTTAGTTTTGTGGGTCCGAAAGGAAATCCAGTGCCTTTAAGAGAAGATGAGGTGGAAAGATTTGTTGGGCGTGTTGAGGAAGGTGAAAGGGTTGATGTCCCATTTAGGGTGGGAGATTCTGTCAGAGTTATTGAAGGTCCGTTTACTGACTTTCAAGGAGTGATTCAAGAGGTTAATTCCGAGAAGATGAAATTGAAGGTGATGATCAATATCTTCGGAAGGAAGACGCCCGTTGAGCTTGATTTCACACAAGTTGAAGTTGAAAGGTGA
- the rpoB gene encoding DNA-directed RNA polymerase subunit beta yields the protein MSKKREITASGRISFGRIKNVLDYPDLLEIQLKSFKEFLQEDVPPSKRENKGLQAVFKANFPITDSKEVYVLDFIEYYIDKPKYTIEECKERGLTYGVPLKAKLRLSSKLDPSHVDYVETIEQDVFLGNLPYMTERGTFIINGAERVVVNQLQRSPGVFFDETVFPNGLKTYQAQIIPLKGSWLEFTTDVTDMMYVYIDRRRKFYVTTLLRALGFSSDEDILRLFELVEEVSVSDSKMTNLIGKIVASDVVDLKTGEILLTRNSELTQEALERIREANIKKLLVWKEGDSDVKEIILKTMDKDSIKSERDAIEHIYKQLRLGEPQEAETARGIIEKWFFNPKRYDLGEVGRYKINSRLKLNVPINQTTLTREDIVAIIKYLVRLQSGRERIDDVDHLGNRRVRTVAEQLGQVLNAAFARMARTIKERLNLRETEKLTPQELVNSRIIANALNSFFGTSQLSQFMDQTNPLAEITHKRRVSALGPGGLTRERAGVEVRDVHYTQYGRLCPIETPEGPNIGLIASLAVFARVNEFGFIETPYRKVKNGRVTNEIEYLSADREEEVIIAQANAPIDSSGRFLTDKIKARKGGDFVVVRPEEVQYMDISPNQIVSVSASLIPFLEHDDANRALMGSNMQRQAVPLLRPEAPFVGTGFEDKVARDSRMMIVAEGDGVVKYVDSTKIIVEYDHKKGSIEEILSFDDKYTVEYRLTKFARTNQDTCINQKPVVRVGQRVKKGDVLADGPAIDHGELALGRNVFVAFMPWRGYNFEDAIIVSEKLVAEDAFTSIHIEEFELAVHDTRRGEEEFTREIPNVSEEAIKDLDEDGIVKVGTYVKEGDILIGKITPKGETEPTPEEKLLRAIFGEKAGEVKDASLRASPGLRGVVIATKLFQRRKKDAETKRQEKKLLDSIERRRKKAIEEAREKLAEKLGILLEGETSLGIRNKKGETVIRANVILKPEIFRSHIKELDELDYDADWVENSKKNQLKKQLYQNYLKKLQDIETEAKIEKYKIQVDELQPGVVQLARVYVAKKRKLQVGDKMAGRHGNKGVIAKVAPVEDMPFLPDGTPVDIVLNPLGVPSRMNLGQLFETALGWAAKKLGVKYASPIFDGATWEDIQEELRKAGLPETGKTILYDGRTGEPFDQEVTVGYIYMMKLIHMVEDKIHARSIGPYSLITQQPLGGKAQFGGQRLGEMEVWALEAYGAAYTLQEMLTYKSDDIQGRSKAYEAIVKGDNLPEPGIPESFNVLVRELQGLGLDVRVE from the coding sequence TTGAGTAAAAAGAGAGAAATCACAGCATCGGGAAGAATTTCTTTCGGGCGTATTAAGAATGTGCTTGATTATCCGGATTTACTGGAGATTCAGCTTAAATCGTTTAAAGAATTTCTTCAAGAGGATGTTCCGCCAAGCAAGCGTGAAAATAAGGGTTTGCAAGCTGTATTTAAGGCGAATTTCCCGATAACAGATTCAAAAGAAGTTTATGTTCTTGATTTCATTGAATACTACATTGACAAACCGAAATACACAATTGAGGAATGCAAAGAGCGTGGGTTGACATACGGGGTGCCATTGAAAGCGAAACTTCGCCTATCGTCAAAGTTAGACCCAAGCCATGTTGATTATGTTGAAACGATTGAACAGGATGTTTTCCTTGGGAATTTGCCGTATATGACAGAGAGAGGAACATTTATCATAAATGGCGCTGAAAGGGTAGTTGTCAATCAGCTTCAAAGGTCTCCGGGCGTTTTCTTTGACGAGACGGTTTTCCCGAACGGTTTGAAGACATATCAGGCGCAAATTATACCGCTTAAGGGTTCTTGGCTTGAGTTTACGACGGATGTTACGGATATGATGTATGTTTACATTGACAGGAGGAGGAAGTTTTATGTGACGACGCTTTTGAGAGCTCTTGGGTTTTCAAGCGATGAAGATATCTTGAGGTTGTTTGAACTCGTTGAAGAAGTTTCCGTCAGCGATTCTAAAATGACAAATTTGATCGGTAAAATTGTTGCAAGCGATGTCGTTGATTTAAAAACTGGGGAAATTCTCCTAACGAGAAACTCTGAGTTAACTCAAGAGGCATTGGAGAGGATTAGGGAAGCGAATATAAAGAAGTTGCTTGTTTGGAAGGAAGGCGACTCAGATGTTAAAGAGATAATTTTAAAGACGATGGACAAGGACTCTATAAAATCTGAGAGAGATGCGATTGAGCATATCTATAAACAGTTACGCCTTGGTGAACCTCAGGAAGCTGAAACGGCAAGGGGCATAATTGAAAAGTGGTTTTTTAATCCTAAAAGATATGATCTTGGGGAAGTTGGAAGGTATAAAATTAATTCTCGCTTGAAACTTAATGTACCTATAAATCAGACGACATTAACACGAGAAGATATAGTTGCGATTATTAAGTATCTTGTTCGTTTGCAAAGCGGTAGGGAAAGAATTGATGATGTTGATCATTTAGGTAATCGTAGGGTTAGAACTGTTGCTGAGCAATTGGGGCAAGTTTTAAACGCTGCTTTTGCCAGAATGGCGAGGACGATAAAAGAGAGGTTAAATTTAAGGGAGACAGAGAAGCTCACGCCACAAGAGCTTGTCAATTCAAGGATAATCGCCAATGCTCTTAATTCGTTTTTTGGAACGAGCCAGCTATCCCAGTTTATGGATCAAACAAATCCACTTGCTGAGATAACTCATAAGCGCAGAGTCAGTGCATTGGGTCCAGGTGGCTTGACGAGGGAAAGAGCTGGGGTTGAGGTTAGAGATGTACACTATACTCAATATGGTCGTCTTTGCCCGATAGAGACGCCCGAGGGTCCAAACATTGGGCTTATTGCCTCGCTTGCTGTGTTTGCGAGGGTAAATGAGTTTGGATTTATTGAGACGCCTTATAGAAAAGTTAAAAACGGAAGGGTTACAAACGAAATTGAATATCTGAGTGCTGATCGTGAAGAAGAAGTTATAATTGCTCAAGCAAATGCTCCTATTGATTCAAGTGGGAGGTTTTTGACTGATAAAATCAAGGCGAGAAAAGGTGGGGATTTCGTTGTCGTGAGACCAGAGGAAGTTCAATACATGGACATTTCCCCTAACCAGATTGTCAGCGTTTCTGCTTCTTTGATACCGTTCCTTGAGCATGATGACGCAAATAGAGCACTTATGGGTTCAAATATGCAAAGGCAAGCGGTTCCACTTTTGAGGCCGGAGGCACCATTTGTTGGAACTGGGTTTGAGGATAAAGTTGCTCGTGACTCAAGGATGATGATCGTCGCCGAAGGGGATGGGGTTGTTAAGTATGTTGATTCGACAAAGATCATCGTTGAATATGATCATAAAAAAGGAAGCATTGAAGAGATTTTGAGTTTTGATGACAAATACACAGTTGAGTATAGGCTGACAAAGTTTGCCAGGACAAACCAGGATACCTGCATAAACCAGAAACCAGTTGTAAGGGTTGGACAGCGTGTTAAAAAGGGAGATGTCCTTGCTGATGGTCCGGCGATTGACCATGGGGAGCTTGCGCTTGGTAGAAATGTCTTTGTTGCATTTATGCCATGGAGGGGTTATAATTTTGAAGATGCTATAATTGTGAGCGAGAAACTTGTCGCTGAGGATGCCTTCACATCAATTCATATAGAGGAATTTGAGCTTGCGGTTCACGATACACGGCGTGGGGAGGAGGAGTTTACTCGTGAAATTCCAAATGTTAGCGAGGAAGCAATCAAAGACCTTGATGAAGATGGTATAGTTAAGGTGGGGACATATGTTAAGGAAGGAGATATTTTAATTGGTAAGATAACTCCAAAGGGAGAAACAGAGCCAACGCCCGAAGAGAAGCTTTTAAGGGCTATTTTCGGTGAGAAAGCAGGCGAAGTTAAGGATGCGTCTTTAAGAGCAAGTCCTGGGTTGAGGGGTGTTGTTATAGCGACTAAACTTTTCCAGCGCAGGAAGAAAGATGCCGAAACAAAACGGCAAGAAAAGAAACTTCTTGATAGTATTGAGAGAAGGAGAAAGAAAGCAATTGAAGAAGCAAGGGAAAAACTCGCCGAAAAGCTCGGAATTTTACTTGAAGGGGAAACATCGCTTGGAATTAGGAATAAGAAAGGCGAAACTGTAATTAGGGCGAATGTCATCCTTAAACCGGAAATTTTCAGGTCGCACATCAAGGAGCTTGACGAGCTTGATTATGATGCTGATTGGGTTGAGAATTCAAAGAAAAATCAGTTGAAGAAACAACTTTATCAAAATTATCTTAAAAAGCTCCAGGACATAGAGACAGAGGCGAAAATTGAGAAATATAAGATTCAAGTTGATGAACTTCAACCGGGGGTTGTTCAACTTGCTCGTGTTTATGTTGCGAAAAAGAGAAAGCTTCAGGTTGGTGATAAGATGGCTGGTCGCCATGGAAACAAAGGTGTAATTGCGAAAGTTGCCCCTGTTGAGGATATGCCTTTCCTTCCTGATGGAACGCCTGTTGACATCGTTTTGAATCCGCTTGGTGTTCCTTCAAGAATGAATCTTGGGCAATTATTTGAGACGGCGCTTGGATGGGCTGCTAAAAAGCTTGGTGTTAAGTATGCAAGCCCGATATTTGATGGAGCAACTTGGGAAGACATCCAAGAGGAATTAAGAAAAGCAGGATTGCCTGAAACAGGCAAGACGATTCTCTATGATGGAAGAACTGGCGAACCGTTTGATCAAGAGGTAACCGTCGGTTACATCTATATGATGAAACTTATCCATATGGTTGAGGATAAAATACATGCAAGGTCAATTGGTCCGTATTCGCTCATCACTCAGCAACCTCTCGGAGGTAAAGCTCAGTTTGGAGGACAGCGTCTTGGGGAGATGGAGGTCTGGGCGCTTGAGGCGTATGGCGCAGCATATACATTGCAGGAAATGTTAACTTATAAATCTGATGATATACAAGGTCGCTCAAAAGCTTATGAGGCGATTGTCAAGGGTGATAACCTACCTGAGCCGGGTATCCCTGAATCTTTCAATGTGCTTGTGCGTGAACTTCAGGGACTTGGTCTTGATGTGAGAGTTGAATAA